Proteins from one Doryrhamphus excisus isolate RoL2022-K1 chromosome 19, RoL_Dexc_1.0, whole genome shotgun sequence genomic window:
- the LOC131106967 gene encoding cytochrome c oxidase subunit 5B, mitochondrial-like, protein MRKSHRVSGTDSVATQRRKMAARLLLRSAFRAAVSRRTGREATLSRGMAAGGIPTDEEQATGLEKIVMKAMKEGSDPYSMMKPKEYAGSKADPHLVPSISNKRIVGCVCEEDNTAVVWFWLHQGEAQRCPSCGSHYQLVPHQLPH, encoded by the exons ATGCGTAAAAGTCATCGTGTTTCCGGTACGGATAGTGTAGCGACGCAGAGACGCAAGATGGCGGCAAGGTTACTCCTCCGCTCAGCCTTCAGGGCCGCTGTCAGCCGCCGGACCGGGCGGGAAGCGACACTGAGCCGCGGCATGGCGGCTGGAG GTATTCCCACGGATGAGGAGCAAGCCACCGGCCTGGAGAAGATAGTCATGAAGGCCATGAAGGAAGGCTCG GACCCGTACAGCATGATGAAGCCAAAGGAGTACGCCGGTTCCAAAGCGGATCCTCACCTGGTTCCCTCCATCTCCAACAAGAGGATTGTGGGATGTGTGT gtGAGGAAGACAACACGGCCGTGGTGTGGTTCTGGCTCCACCAGGGCGAAGCCCAGCGCTGTCCGTCCTGCGGTTCCCATTACCAACTGGTCCCACACCAGCTCCCCCACTAG
- the LOC131106897 gene encoding cytochrome c oxidase subunit 5B, mitochondrial, with the protein MAARLLLRSALRVAVSRRSGPVPTLSRSMAAGGIPTDEEQATGLEKIVMKAMKEGSDPYSMMKPKEYAGSKADPHLVPSISNKRIVGCVCEEDNTAVVWFWLHQGEAQRCPSCGSHYQLVPHQLPH; encoded by the exons ATGGCGGCAAGGTTACTCCTCCGTTCAGCCCTCAGGGTGGCCGTGAGCCGCCGGTCCGGTCCAGTCCCGACACTGAGCCGCAGCATGGCTGCTGGAG GTATTCCCACGGATGAGGAGCAAGCCACCGGCCTGGAGAAGATAGTCATGAAGGCCATGAAGGAAGGCTCG GACCCGTACAGCATGATGAAGCCAAAGGAGTACGCCGGTTCCAAAGCGGATCCTCACCTGGTTCCCTCCATTTCCAACAAGAGGATTGTGGGATGTGTGT gtGAGGAAGACAACACGGCCGTGGTGTGGTTCTGGCTCCACCAGGGCGAGGCCCAGCGCTGTCCGTCGTGCGGTTCCCATTACCAACTGGTCCCACACCAGCTCCCCCACTAG
- the dbnla gene encoding drebrin-like a, which produces MAVNLSKNGAELMAAYKDVVDGRSDTNWALFTYEGNSSTIRVAGKGGGGLEEMVEELSSGKVMYAFCRVQDPNSGLPKYVLVNWTGEGVKDSRKGMCANHLTSVANFLKGAHVTINARDEDDVEPDVILSKVSKASGANYSFHKTTQQYGDVPSGPVGSVYHKTNAVEEIQQIDKDAFWVQAQREEEVRRQQEVTKAELQRQHLDKERRDAEEKQTKDRDRRVHERAALIDQQRTLQKQREEEDRVREEERRSQQEKENKRTGSNMAASVHAANEAKAVISQRSINPRDVFKQREQSLDLNYGRSPSAPRAGKLQSPFLSQKPFESQSILRPQTPPSQKPFEVPIDLRPGTPPFQKPPEIQSNLRSWTPPSSSPTVTTSSHTFDLHGGGGREPTVTGGLMSAEAAYAAEEDDWSDEFEEDMYEAPPGEAFGSGLLKTLSPPAPTDATFPPGAGDVVYNVPWPADEHRGFDDDNTAEADDGGPNICAKAVYDYQAADDTEITFDPDDIITRIEMVDEGWWRGYGPDGRYGMFPANYVELL; this is translated from the exons ATGGCCGTCAACCTGAGCAAGAACGGCGCCGAGCTGATGGCCGCCTACAAGGACGTGGTGGACGGCCGCTCCGACACAAACTG gGCTTTGTTCACCTACGAGGGCAACAGCAGCACCATCCGAGTGGCGGGAAAAGGAG gtGGGGGGTTGGAGGAGATGGTGGAGGAGCTGAGCAGCGGGAAGGTGATGTACGCCTTCTGTCGGGTGCAGGACCCCAACTCTGGGCTGCCCAAATACGTCCTCGTCAACTGG ACAGGTGAGGGTGTGAAGGACTCCCGCAAAGGAATGTGTGCCAATCACCTGACTTCAGTCGCCAACTTCCTCAAG GGGGCCCATGTGACCATCAATGCTCGTGATGAGGACGATGTGGAGCCAGACGTGATCTTGTCTAAAGTGTCCAAAGCATCAGGAGCCAACTACAGCTtccacaaaacaacacagcagTATGGAGATGTTCCCTCAGGACCTGTg GGTTCCGTTTACCACAAAACAAACGCAGTGGAGGAAATCCAACAAATCGACAAAGACGCTTTTTGGGTCCAAGCTCAG agggaggaggaggtgcgGCGGCAGCAGGAGGTGACGAAGGCGGAGCTCCAGAGGCAACACCTGGACAAGGAGAGGAGGGACGCAGAGGAGAAACAGACCAAGGACAGAGACAGGAGAGTCCACGAGAGGGCGGCGCTCATCGACCAGCAAAG GACGCTCCAGAaacaaagagaagaagaagacagggTGAGAGAAGAAGAGCGGCGG AGTCAGCAGGAAAAGGAGAACAAACGAACGGGATCCAACATGGCTGCTTCGGTGCACGCAGCAAAT GAAGCCAAGGCCGTGATCTCCCAGCGCTCCATCAACCCTCGAGATGTCTTCAAGCAGCGGGAGCAGAGTTTGGACCTCAACTACGGACGCTCCCCGTCCGCCCCCAGAGCGG GGAAGTTGCAAAGTCCGTTTTTATCCCAGAAACCCTTTGAGAGTCAGTCCATCCTGCGGCCCCAGACGCCGCCTTCCCAGAAACCCTTTGAGGTTCCCATCGACCTGAGGCCTGGGACACCGCCCTTTCAGAAACCCCCGGAGATCCAAAGCAACCTGCGGTCTTGGACTCCGCCCTCCTCGTCTCCTACTGTCACAACATCGTCCCACACTTTTGACTTGCACGGTGGCGGCGGCAGAGAACCCACCGTCACTGGGGGGCTCATgtcag CAGAAGCGGCGTATGCGGCCGAGGAGGACGACTGGTCGGACGAGTTCGAAGAGGACATGTACGAAGCCCCCCCGGGTGAGGCGTTTGGCAGCGGCCTTCTCAAGACGCtctcaccccccgcccccaccgaTGCGACGTTTCCTCCGGGTGCGGGTGACGTCGTGTACAATGTGCCGTGGCCCGCCGACGAGCACCGAGGCTTCGATGATGACAACACG GCTGAAGCTGACGATGGAGGACCCAACATTTGTGCCAAGGCTGTGTACGACTATCAGGCgg CTGATGACACAGAGATCACCTTTGaccctgatgacatcatcacgaGGATCGAGATGGTGGATGAAGGCTGGTGGCGAGGGTACGGCCCTGATGGCCGGTACGGAATGTTTCCCGCCAATTACGTAGAACTCTTGTAG
- the tcf7l1a gene encoding transcription factor 7-like 1-A isoform X1 yields MPQLSAADGEEDLGANDELLRFKDEGEHDDKTSVAADRDLDDVKSSLVNESETNSGSDSEADRRARAEPDAANRARQNQLFGEALRRQQAAGLFQPPPYVGYPFFMIPDLCGSYLAGGGLAAGARAYLPFQWPLLDAPGRAAVRDSATPTHLSSSTRPHMGHLHPLLSCYPEAFSPQRVSPGFSPDAGASRPPHTACYPVSPGGVAQMPPTFDWLQGQPMYPMAGAFSPAALAMSTSMSSLAPSGFSRLVASSPSSVSHAAVVVKREAGEDNLLRKSAADAVRESGSEQKAHIKKPLNAFMLFMREERPKVVAQCQVKESATINQILGQRWHSLSKEEQAKYYELARKERLLHSQLYPGWSARDNYGKKKKRKKTRSETHQDADGSSPKRAHVSPDEALHVHALLTHARSPRAHPHLSHPHTVSHLTHTHLSQASPASSVDSPATPTTALPSPAAPAPTHTEHTQSSHGGRASPYAEQPLALTTRPPRGTRPLAPPASSSDTPSPHKPPPLPFRAPPPSSSQQSRRANQV; encoded by the exons ATGCCGCAGCTGAGCGCCGCCGACGGCGAAGAAGACTTGGGCGCCAACGACGAGCTCCTCCGCTTCAAGGATGAAGGCGAGCACGACGACAAGACCAGCGTGGCCGCCGACAGAGACCTGGACGACGTCAAGTCCTCTCTTGTCAACGAGTCCGAAACCAACAGCGGCTCTGATTCGGAG GCGGACAGGCGAGCCAGAGCCGAACCGGACGCGGCGAACCGGGCCAGGCAGAATCAACTGTTTGGGGAAG CACTGAGGAGACAGCAGGCCGCTGGTCTCTTCCAGCCCCCCCCATACGTGGGATACCCCTTCTTCATGATTCCAGACCTGTGCGGGTCGTACCTCGCCGGTGGAGGTCTGGCGGCAGGCGCGCGTGCG TATCTGCCCTTTCAGTGGCCCCTGTTGGACGCTCCAGGGAGGGCAGCCGTGAGAGACTCGGCCACGCCCACACACCTG TCCAGCAGCACGCGCCCCCACATGGGTCACCTCCACCCTCTGCTGTCTTGCTATCCCGAGGCCTTCTCACCCCAGAGGGTTTCGCCAGGCTTCTCGCCCGATGCAG GTGCGTCCAGGCCCCCGCACACCGCTTGCTACCCGGTCTCTCCTGGGGGCGTGGCTCAGATGCCGCCTACTTTTGATTGGTT gcaggGTCAGCCCATGTACCCAATGGCAGGAGCCTTCTCACCCGCCGCCCTCGCCATGAGCACCTCCATGTCAAG TCTGGCGCCCAGCGGCTTCTCCCGTCTGGTGGCGAGCTCGCCGTCGTCCGTCTCCCACGCCGCCGTGGTTGTCAAACGGGAGGCCGGAGAAGACAACCTGCTGAG GAAGTCGGCGGCCGACGCCGTGCGGGAGAGCGGCAGCGAACAGAAGGCGCACATCAAGAAGCCGCTCAACGCCTTCATGCTCTTCATGAGGGAGGAGCGGCCCAAAGTGGTGGCCCAGTGTCAAGTGAAGGAGAGCGCCACCATCAACCAGATACTGGGACAGCGG TGGCACTCGCTGTCCAAAGAGGAGCAGGCCAAATATTACGAGCTAGCCCGCAAGGAGCGCCTGCTGCACTCCCAGCTGTATCCCGGCTGGTCGGCCCGAGACAACTAC gggaagaagaagaagaggaagaagaccaGGAGCGAAACGCACCAAGACG cagacGGTTCATCGCCCAAGCGAGCACACGTGTCGCCCGATGAGGCGCTGCATGTGCACGCTCTTCTCACGCACGCCCGCTCGCCGCGCGCCCACCCTCACTTGTCACACCCGCACACCGTCTCCCATCTCACGCACACGCACCTGTCCCAGGCCAGCCCCGCCTCCTCTGTGGACTCcccggccacgcccaccaccgCGCTGCCGTCGCCCGCCGCTCCGGCGCCGACGCACACAGAGCACACGCAGTCCTCGCACGGTGGCCGCGCCTCGCCGTACGCCGAGCAGCCGCTCGCCCTCACCACCAGACCGCCGCGCGGGACGCGCCCGCTCGCCCCGCCAGCGTCGTCCTCTGACACGCCCTCACCGCACAAGCCCCCTCCTCTGCCCTTTCGTGCCCCGCCCCCTTCCTCTTCCCAGCAGAGCAGAAGAGCCAATCAGGTGTGA
- the tcf7l1a gene encoding transcription factor 7-like 1-A isoform X2 → MPQLSAADGEEDLGANDELLRFKDEGEHDDKTSVAADRDLDDVKSSLVNESETNSGSDSEADRRARAEPDAANRARQNQLFGEALRRQQAAGLFQPPPYVGYPFFMIPDLCGSYLAGGGLAAGARAYLPFQWPLLDAPGRAAVRDSATPTHLSSSTRPHMGHLHPLLSCYPEAFSPQRVSPGFSPDAGASRPPHTACYPVSPGGVAQMPPTFDWLQGQPMYPMAGAFSPAALAMSTSMSSLAPSGFSRLVASSPSSVSHAAVVVKREAGEDNLLRKSAADAVRESGSEQKAHIKKPLNAFMLFMREERPKVVAQCQVKESATINQILGQRWHSLSKEEQAKYYELARKERLLHSQLYPGWSARDNYGKKKKRKKTRSETHQDDGSSPKRAHVSPDEALHVHALLTHARSPRAHPHLSHPHTVSHLTHTHLSQASPASSVDSPATPTTALPSPAAPAPTHTEHTQSSHGGRASPYAEQPLALTTRPPRGTRPLAPPASSSDTPSPHKPPPLPFRAPPPSSSQQSRRANQV, encoded by the exons ATGCCGCAGCTGAGCGCCGCCGACGGCGAAGAAGACTTGGGCGCCAACGACGAGCTCCTCCGCTTCAAGGATGAAGGCGAGCACGACGACAAGACCAGCGTGGCCGCCGACAGAGACCTGGACGACGTCAAGTCCTCTCTTGTCAACGAGTCCGAAACCAACAGCGGCTCTGATTCGGAG GCGGACAGGCGAGCCAGAGCCGAACCGGACGCGGCGAACCGGGCCAGGCAGAATCAACTGTTTGGGGAAG CACTGAGGAGACAGCAGGCCGCTGGTCTCTTCCAGCCCCCCCCATACGTGGGATACCCCTTCTTCATGATTCCAGACCTGTGCGGGTCGTACCTCGCCGGTGGAGGTCTGGCGGCAGGCGCGCGTGCG TATCTGCCCTTTCAGTGGCCCCTGTTGGACGCTCCAGGGAGGGCAGCCGTGAGAGACTCGGCCACGCCCACACACCTG TCCAGCAGCACGCGCCCCCACATGGGTCACCTCCACCCTCTGCTGTCTTGCTATCCCGAGGCCTTCTCACCCCAGAGGGTTTCGCCAGGCTTCTCGCCCGATGCAG GTGCGTCCAGGCCCCCGCACACCGCTTGCTACCCGGTCTCTCCTGGGGGCGTGGCTCAGATGCCGCCTACTTTTGATTGGTT gcaggGTCAGCCCATGTACCCAATGGCAGGAGCCTTCTCACCCGCCGCCCTCGCCATGAGCACCTCCATGTCAAG TCTGGCGCCCAGCGGCTTCTCCCGTCTGGTGGCGAGCTCGCCGTCGTCCGTCTCCCACGCCGCCGTGGTTGTCAAACGGGAGGCCGGAGAAGACAACCTGCTGAG GAAGTCGGCGGCCGACGCCGTGCGGGAGAGCGGCAGCGAACAGAAGGCGCACATCAAGAAGCCGCTCAACGCCTTCATGCTCTTCATGAGGGAGGAGCGGCCCAAAGTGGTGGCCCAGTGTCAAGTGAAGGAGAGCGCCACCATCAACCAGATACTGGGACAGCGG TGGCACTCGCTGTCCAAAGAGGAGCAGGCCAAATATTACGAGCTAGCCCGCAAGGAGCGCCTGCTGCACTCCCAGCTGTATCCCGGCTGGTCGGCCCGAGACAACTAC gggaagaagaagaagaggaagaagaccaGGAGCGAAACGCACCAAGACG acGGTTCATCGCCCAAGCGAGCACACGTGTCGCCCGATGAGGCGCTGCATGTGCACGCTCTTCTCACGCACGCCCGCTCGCCGCGCGCCCACCCTCACTTGTCACACCCGCACACCGTCTCCCATCTCACGCACACGCACCTGTCCCAGGCCAGCCCCGCCTCCTCTGTGGACTCcccggccacgcccaccaccgCGCTGCCGTCGCCCGCCGCTCCGGCGCCGACGCACACAGAGCACACGCAGTCCTCGCACGGTGGCCGCGCCTCGCCGTACGCCGAGCAGCCGCTCGCCCTCACCACCAGACCGCCGCGCGGGACGCGCCCGCTCGCCCCGCCAGCGTCGTCCTCTGACACGCCCTCACCGCACAAGCCCCCTCCTCTGCCCTTTCGTGCCCCGCCCCCTTCCTCTTCCCAGCAGAGCAGAAGAGCCAATCAGGTGTGA
- the LOC131106896 gene encoding caspase-3-like, with protein sequence MEAAKRAVLVSVATFDPGVPLGRRPGATKDARRLHRILTQLNFKVDLHQDLHSHEIYSLFRKESRRPVSECFLAVLSSHGEDGCVFGADGKRVWLSRVFAFFDHVDMEQKVKVFLVQACRGAALDDGVVTDSGDDEPAEGVCSDVSAPVNTLVMYATVPGYVAFMHPTGSVFLQTFCSLLEEEEHRRLELTRLMTRLSHSVAYTFQAKGRQFGMKKEMPCFLTRMTREAFPFAGPCKDGAAAAGLSAVTLLGGDGAKKRTPSIS encoded by the exons ATGGAAGCAGCAAAGAGAGCCGTGCTGGTGTCTGTGGCCACCTTTGACCCGGGGGTTCCTCTGGGCCGCAGACCCGGTGCCACCAAGGACGCCCGGAGACTCCACCGCATCCTGACCCAGCTGAACTTCAAGGTGGACCTCCACCAGGACCTCCACAGCCACGAAATCTACTCGCTCTTTCGCAAAG AGAGTCGGCGGCCGGTGTCCGAGTGTTTCCTGGCCGTCCTGTCGTCTCACGGCGAGGACGGCTGCGTGTTTGGCGCTGATGGTAAGCGTGTGTGGTTGTCACGTGTCTTCGCCTTCTTCGACCACGTGGACATGGAGCAGAAGGTCAAAGTGTTCCTCGTTCAG GCCTGTCGAGGCGCTGCCCTGGACGACGGAGTGGTGACGGACTCCGGCGACGACGAGCCCGCTGAGGGTGTCTGCTCAGACGTTTCCGCTCCCGTAAACACGTTGGTCATGTACGCCACCGTGCCAG GCTATGTGGCGTTCATGCATCCGACGGGATCGGTCTTCCTGCAGACATTCTGCTcgctgctggaggaggaggagcatcgTCGCTTGGAGCTAACGCGTCTGATGACCCGCCTGTCGCACAGCGTGGCCTACACCTTCCAGGCCAAAGGTCGACAGTTCGGCATGAAGAAGGAGATGCCCTGCTTCCTCACCCGGATGACGCGGGAGGCGTTCCCTTTCGCCGGGCCTTGTAAAGACGGCGCTGCTGCAGCCGGCTTGTCCGCCGTGACGCTGCTGGGCGGCGACGGCGCTAAAAAACGGACGCCGTCTATAAGTTAA
- the dusp11 gene encoding RNA/RNP complex-1-interacting phosphatase, whose protein sequence is MPRHNGIPDRWLDYNAVGKRLDGTRFVAFKVPLNQSLNSQLSPSEVFGPWELLDAIRRDHQELGLIIDLTFTTRYYRPQDLPASLLCVKIFTGGHVVPNDDTILAFKRAVRRFLRDNADNDKLIGVHCTHGLNRTGYMICRYLIDVDGMDPAEAVELFNSSRGHAIERQNYINDLHSGRKRSNKGMSQCPLEFIKGTVGTRPRERQDKRRCDQPPHGIPEEERPTYGCFQPGRPPRESPQHGWHPRGARQHYPPARGRHPHGTFSLPRVALPPYGRGSAHPADEWVRPQYAQARGQVQRPRRPSRHYTPGWANQQSGDRWGGAGPGW, encoded by the exons ATGCCTCGACACAATGGCATTCCAGACAG GTGGCTGGACTACAACGCTGTCGGCAAACGACTCGACGGGACTCGTTTTGTTGCCTTCAAAGTTCCCCTCAACCAG TCGCTGAATAGCCAACTCTCGCCCTCCGAGGTGTTTGGGCCGTGGGAGCTGCTGGACGCCATCAGAAGAGACCACCAAGAACTGGGTCTCATCATCGACCTGACCTTCACCACACGCTACTACCGGCCGCAG GACCTGCCCGCATCCCTGCTCTGCGTCAAGATCTTCACGGGGGGTCACGTGGTTCCCAACGATGACACCATCTTGGCCTTCAAACGTGCCGTGCGCCGCTTCCTGCGGGACAACGCCGATAACG ACAAGCTGATTGGCGTCCACTGCACGCATGGGCTCAACCGCACTGGTTACATGATCTGCAG GTACCTGATCGACGTGGACGGGATGGACCCCGCAGAGGCAGTGGAGC TCTTCAACTCGTCTCGCGGACACGCCATAGAGCGACAAAACTACATCAACGACCTTCACAGCGGACGCAAGCGAAG CAACAAGGGCATGAGCCAGTGTCCGCTGGAGTTCATCAAGGGCACCGTTGGCACTCGGCCGCGAGAACGTCAAGACAAGAGACG GTGTGACCAACCCCCACATGGTATCCCTGAAGAGGAACGCCCCACATATGGCTGCTTCCAACCAGGCCGGCCCCCACGCGAGTCCCCCCAACATGGCTGGCACCCACGCGGCGCCCGGCAACATTACCCGCCCGCACGTGGCCGCCACCCACACGGCACATTCTCCCTTCCTCGGGTCGCCCTTCCCCCATACGGACGGGGGTCAGCGCACCCGGCCGACGAGTGGGTACGACCCCAATATGCTCAAGCCCGCGGACAAGTGCAGCGCCCCCGCCGTCCCTCGAGGCACTACACCCCCGGATGGGCCAACCAACAGAGTGGTGACAGATGGGGGGGTGCGGGGCCAGGTTGGTGA